From a single Sebastes umbrosus isolate fSebUmb1 chromosome 17, fSebUmb1.pri, whole genome shotgun sequence genomic region:
- the akap10 gene encoding A-kinase anchor protein 10, mitochondrial, with the protein MSFFKRKAKSKEPEKVTDVKVNRAPPSPHSPSLRNHNAIQEVAGPSHVAINAISANMDSFARGRTAILKKQPSHMEAAHFGDLGHSSVTQPDEDRSRLSKTVEHVLRDNVAIPHYMHFMEVRGADHLVRFWLEAESFRSTSWSRVRAHSLNSVKHSSLAEHLSACPASPSSPVCPELPALAQHSPNALARVSSGEGPAVHSERRNSSSTEAGLRPGTPRAETPSRQAHSRTGTPFKVQSNSTLRDISDKLMKIIEKDAVTIFTRYISPDAVRPIPITEQIRNDIVAKICGEDGMVDPNCFVIAQSVVFTILEQQHFSDFLRSHHYCKYQIEVLTSGSVFLADILFCESALFYFSEYMEKEEAMNVLQFWLAADNFQNQLAAKKGQYDGQEAQNDAMILYDKYFSLQATNPLGFGDSVRMEIESNICREGGPLPDCFTTPLRQAWTTMEKVYMPGFLSSNLYYKYLSDLINSVRADEFVNVNAPGQGGPADNDRSSSNAGEGSQTQQSAKRAAIKILKNFDEAITVDVASLDPESLYQRPYAGRMTFGKVNEMGQFIREAEPEPDVKKSKGSMFSQAMKKWVQGNSDEAQEEMAWQIAKMIVNDVVHQSNHDSPGKATKL; encoded by the exons ATGTCGTTTTTCAAGAGGAAAG CCAAAAGCAAAGAACCCGAGAAAGTGACCGATGTTAAAGTCAATAGAG CTCCACCCAGCCCTCACTCTCCATCACTGAGGAACCACAATGCCATCCAGGAAGTTGCAGGGCCCAGCCATGTGGCCATCAACGCCATCTCTGCCAACATGGACTCGTTCGCCCGCGGTCGCACCGCCATCCTCAAGAAACAGCCGAGCCACATGGAGGCTGCACACTTTGGAGATCTTG GTCACTCCAGTGTGACTCAGCCCGATGAGGACCGCTCTCGGCTGTCCAAGACGGTGGAGCACGTCCTCCGTGACAACGTGGCGATACCCCACTACATGCATTTCATGGAAGTCCGGGGCGCCGACCACCTGGTTCGGTTCTGGCTGGAGGCCGAGAGTTTCCGCTCCACCAGCTGGTCGCGGGTCCGAGCGCACAGCCTGAACTCTGTCAAACACAGCTCCTTGGCCGAGCACCTCTCGGCCTGCCCGGCGTCCCCGTCCTCTCCGGTCTGCCCAGAGCTCCCGGCGCTGGCCCAACACAGTCCCAACGCTCTCGCCCGGGTCAGTAGCGGCGAAGGCCCGGCGGTGCACTCAGAGCGGCGGAACTCCTCGAGCACAGAAGCAGGCCTGAGACCCGGCACTCCACGAGCAGAAACCCCTAGCAGGCAGGCACACTCCAGGACAGGGACTCCCTTCAAGGTGCAGTCAAACAGCACCCTGCGAGACATCTCTGACAAACTTATGAAAA TTATAGAGAAAGATGCAGTTACCATCTTCACCAGGTACATCTCTCCAGACGCTGTGAGGCCCATCCCCATCACAGAACAGATCAGAAACGACATAGTCG CTAAGATATGTGGCGAGGATGGCATGGTGGATCCAAACTGCTTTGTCATTGCACAGTCGGTAGTCTTCACCATCTTGGAGCAACA GCACTTTAGCGATTTCCTGCGGAGTCATCATTACTGTAAATACCAGATCGAAGTGTTGACTAGCGGCTCTGTGTTCCTGGCTGACATCTTGTTCTGTGAGTCGGCTCTCTTCTACTTCTCTGAG TACATGGAAAAGGAGGAGGCGATGAATGTATTGCAGTTCTGGCTGGCGGCGGACAACTTCCAGAACCAGCTCGCAGCGAAGAAGGGCCAGTATGACGGCCAGGAGGCGCAAAATGATGCCATGATCCTCTACGACAA GTATTTCTCACTCCAGGCCACCAACCCTCTGGGCTTCGGCGACTCCGTGCGGATGGAGATCGAGTCGAATATCTGCCGAGAGGGGGGGCCGCTCCCCGACTGTTTCACCACTCCACTCAGACAGGCCTGGACCACCATGGAGAAG GTCTACATGCCGGGCTTCCTGTCTAGCAACCTTTACTACAAATACCTGAGTGACCTCATCAACTCTGTGCGGGCAGACGAGTTTGTTAATGTCAACGCTCCAGGTCAAGGCGGGCCCGCGGACAACGACCGCTCGAGTTCAAATGCCGGCGAGGGCTCCCAGACTCAG CAAAGTGCCAAAAGGGCAGCGATCAAGATCCTGAAGAACTTTGACGAGGCGATCACGGTGGACGTTGCCAGCCTGGACCCTGAGTCCTTGTACCAGCGGCCGTACGCTGG AAGGATGACGTTTGGGAAGGTGAATGAGATGGGCCAGTTTATCAGGGAGGCAGAGCCGGAGCCGGACGTGAAGAAATCCAAAG GTTCCATGTTTTCTCAAGCCATGAAGAAATGGGTCCAAGGCAACTCAGACGAG GCCCAGGAGGAGATGGCGTGGCAGATCGCCAAGATGATCGTCAACGACGTCGTCCACCAGTCGAATCACGACAGCCCCGGCAAGGCCACCAAG ttATGA
- the c17h11orf54 gene encoding ester hydrolase C11orf54 homolog, with product MADISKTEKVQLHAPDLEELRGVLQAGLQANFAEVQVSVVECPDLTKEPFHFPVKGLCGKPRITDVGGVPYLVPLVQKHKEYNMNTVSKELELPGAFILGAAAAPCRIVGMNAELMPLVLTEAEGRPAVNSSYFASINPADGQCLQEKYSSKFSDCNFGLLGNLYACEGKSGKVLEVRAKKRTGSHSLVTALRNTLEGHYPDKSLALGGTFIIQKGKAKIHIMPREFSACPLNSNDEVNSWLKHFEVSAPLICQSVLVSRDPGLDLRVEHTHCFSHHGEGGHYYIDTTPDSVEYLGYFMPAEFVYRIDRPKETHAVGRD from the exons ATGGCAGATATCAGCAAAACTGAGAAGGTTCAGCTGCACGCCCCAGATTTAGAAGAGCTGCGTGGTG TATTACAGGCAGGGCTGCAGGCCAACTTTGCTGAAGTTCAAGTGAGTGTTGTGGAATGCCCAGATCTCACCAAAGAGCCCTTCCACTTTCCTGTCAAAG GTCTGTGTGGAAAGCCTCGCATCACTGATGTTGGCGGTGTGCCGTACCTGGTCCCCTTGGTTCAGAAACACAAG GAATACAACATGAACACCGTATCAAAGGAGCTGGAGCTGCCAGGAGCCTTcatcctcggtgcagcagccgCTCCCTGCAGGATAGTGGGAATGAATGCAGAG CTGATGCCTCTGGTTCTGACCGAAGCGGAGGGAAGGCCCGCTGTGAACAGCAGCTACTTCGCCTCCATCAACCCAGCCGACGGCCAGTGTCTGCAAGAAAAATACAGCAGCAAATTCTCTGACTGCAACTTCGGTCTGCTGGGCAATCTGTACGCTTGTGAAGGGAAGTCCGGAAAG GTCCTAGAGGTGCGGGCCAAGAAGAGAACAGGCAGCCACAGTCTTGTGACGGCGTTGAGGAACACTCTTGAAGGTCACTACCCCGATAAAAGCCTGGCTCTGGGAGGCACCTTCATCATCCAGAAGGGGAAAGCTAAAATCCACATCATG CCGAGAGAGTTCTCGGCGTGTCCCCTCAACAGCAACGACGAGGTCAACAGCTGGCTCAAGCACTTTGAGGTCAGCGCCCCGCTCATCTGCCAGTCAGTGCTGGTGTCCAGAGACCCT GGTTTGGACCTGCGCGTGGAGCACACCCACTGCTTCAGCCACCACGGAGAAGGTGGCCACTACTACATAGACACCACCCCCGACAGTGTGGAGTACCTGGGCTACTTCATGCCCGCAGAGTTTGTCTACCGCATCGACAGGCCCAAAGAGACCCATGCAGTTGGACGAGATTGA
- the pho gene encoding phoenix: MTGVRNSLTRTQFDAIAEVVSAESFHVVLETNPPDYVEKISHYLESCVGQRGQEKVSNGPAEADSDSGDSLFITQKPVPEAERSGRRRTYSSRSKPVTPRDLEESEEDTSSSTSHDEESKTDKKRRRIKKYKLPTYNFPFLAERKLKLRSTGVPDQNKNLLNYTMGGFFKCVRELRLEPKSSLPTVDTDGEDISPLSEEDEDRSEVEDIKVVERKQLVEILSPSKAKRQQTRSTLNQQRKRKASNAGQKTTRGRQTKMLHKDTVKASASKVVALSSVTESSDEGESSCRAPVQSERKDQHATRDGNFLAQTETPKRKGCLVRGDALSLRKASEEDSDATVCDLPIRQSTQNGREASTPVTEPQTDAGNETEEKRKKDKEHHESVEAEVVAVSAVTESSDEGESSCRALVQRERKDQHATSDGNFLAQTETPKRKGCLVRGDALSLRKTSEEDSDATVCELPRRQSTKNGREAATPVTEPQTDVGNETEEKRKKDKEHHESVEAEVVAVSAVTESSDDGESSCRALVQSERKDQHATSDGNFLAQTETPKRKGSLVQGGALSLRKASEEDSDATVCDLPRRQSTQNGREAATPVTEPQTDAGNETKEKMGKKKKKDKEHHESVEAEVVAVSSVTECFDNGESSCRALVHSERKDQHATSDGNFLAQTETPKRKGCLVQGGALSLRKASEEDSDATVCDLPRRQSTQNGREAATPVTEPQTDAGNETKEKMGKKKKKDKEHHESVEAEVVAVASVTECFDNGESSCRALVQRERKDQHAGNETKERKRKKKKKEKEHHESVEEGKGQSQEEPDNVLRQEEGDIPDSKQKKKKRKKDKSATESVGQEVDGSLESDVRVEDSNMEDGGKEKKKKKKRKRSGEDVEQLQSSAAVAEPLNDDAEIQKKKKKKRKKEEMIVITEEREEEEAANRTLGSPQMSTEQFEESGNCLENAAASQETLDSRYVKRKKHKKKRQSSSNDATQDGEEGEDVSVCLDDSVTWAKGTSLKQKKKKTIFECVNSSNTPDENEKVDNTQEGFEDQNAELVTKKKKKKRKSEIFSRAISEDKVVQSDDSVSVRKKKKEGTSSFLVADAEENDARAHGEVGKPGVSAGDLEELNDGVMKKKKKKKMSVAQDSVEKGHEQDFEESKKSALPEITDARVKKQKKRTGSGSEEERLDADAGLSPTEEAVVLKKKKKKKKKCKDEQEGPPTASEDVESVALNSCSSVSHKKKGEHGHSAEISHDSSTTSDRASKETLNAVELGHQALNDLRDKKKKKKRKSTDNVSLEGNSLTESAELKSREIKKKEKKERNKQSTVPSIISETSLSKFEMSSSDNIMKNKHNKVKRSLHNPSEDFLSDC; encoded by the exons ATGACCGGAGTGCGTAATTCTCTAACTAGGACTCAATTCGATGCCATTGCGGAAGTTGTATCAGCGGAGTCATTCCACGTTGTTCTGGAAACAAACCCTCCAGACTATGTGGAGAAAATCTCCCACTATCTGGAGTCATGtgtgggacagagaggacaggagaaagTCTCTAATGGACCTGCTGAAGCAGACAG tgaCTCAGGAGACAGCCTGTTCATAACTCAGAAGCCAGTACCAGAGGCTGAGAGATCAGGGAGACGACGCACCTACAGCTCGAGGTCAAAGCCCGTAACTCCCAGGGATCTAGAGGAAAGTGAAGAAGACACTTCATCGTCCACTTCCCATGATGAGGAATCCAAAACTGacaaaaagaggaggagaataaagaaatacaaactgCCAACATACAATTTCCCTTTCCTCGCAGAGCGGAAGTTAAAGCTCAGAAGCACTGGGGTACCTGACCAGAACAAAAACCTTCTT AATTATACGATGGGAGGCTTCTTTAAATGTGTCAGAGAGCTCAGGCTGGAGCCGAAGTCATCTTTACCAACAGTTGACACGGATGGGGAGGACATATCTCCTTTATCAGa AGAAGACGAAGACAGGTCAGAAGTTGAAGACATCAAAGTGGTG GAGAGGAAACAGTTAGTGGAAATTCTGTCACCGTCAAAAGCAAAGAGACAACAAACCCGGAGCACCTTAAAtcaacagaggaagaggaaagccAGTAATGCCGGACAAAAAACAACACGAGGAAGACAGACGAAGATGTTACATAAAGACACAGTTAAGGCATCCGCATCGAAGGTCGTAGCATTGTCTTCAGTTACAGAGAGCTCTGATGAGGGAGAGTCTTCCTGTAGAGCTCCGGTCCAGAGCGAGAGGAAGGATCAACACGCAACGAGAGACGGAAACTTTCTGGCCCAAACTGAAACACCGAAGAGAAAGGGATGCCTCGTCCGAGGAGACGCTCTTTCTCTGCGAAAAGCAAGTGAGGAAGACAGTGATGCTACAGTTTGTGACCTACCGATAAGGCAATCCACACAAAACGGCAGAGAAGCATCAACACCTGTAACAGAGCCTCAGACTGACGCAGGCAATGaaacagaggaaaagaggaagaaagacaaagaacatCATGAAAGTGTAGAAGCAGAGGTCGTAGCAGTGTCTGCAGTTACAGAGAGCTCTGATGAGGGAGAGTCTTCCTGTAGAGCtctggtccagagagagaggaaggatcAACACGCAACGAGTGACGGAAACTTTCTGGCCCAAACTGAAACACCAAAGAGAAAGGGATGCCTCGTCCGAGGAGACGCTCTTTCTCTGCGAAAAACAAGTGAGGAAGACAGTGATGCTACAGTTTGTGAGCTACCGAGAAGGCAATCCACAAAAAACGGCAGAGAAGCAGCAACACCCGTAACAGAGCCTCAGACTGATGTGGGCAATGaaacagaggaaaagaggaagaaagacaaagaacatCATGAAAGTGTAGAAGCAGAGGTCGTAGCAGTGTCTGCAGTTACAGAGAGCTCTGATGACGGAGAGTCTTCCTGTAGAGCTCTGGTCCAGAGCGAGAGGAAGGATCAACACGCAACGAGTGACGGAAACTTTCTCGCCCAAACTGAAACACCAAAGAGAAAGGGAAGCCTCGTCCAAGGAGGCGCTCTTTCTCTGCGAAAAGCAAGTGAGGAAGACAGTGATGCTACAGTTTGTGACCTACCGAGAAGGCAATCCACACAAAACGGCAGAGAAGCAGCAACACCCGTAACAGAGCCTCAGACTGATGCAGGCAATGAAACCAAGGAGAAGAtggggaaaaagaagaagaaagacaaagaacatCATGAAAGTGTAGAAGCAGAGGTCGTAGCAGTGTCTTCAGTTACAGAGTGCTTTGATAACGGAGAATCTTCCTGTAGAGCTCTGGTCCACAGCGAGAGGAAGGATCAACACGCAACGAGTGACGGAAACTTTCTGGCCCAAACTGAAACACCAAAGAGAAAGGGATGCCTCGTCCAAGGAGGCGCTCTTTCTCTGCGAAAAGCAAGTGAGGAAGACAGTGATGCTACAGTTTGTGACCTACCGAGAAGGCAATCCACACAAAACGGCAGAGAAGCAGCAACACCCGTAACAGAGCCTCAGACTGATGCGGGCAATGAAACCAAGGAGAAGAtggggaaaaagaagaagaaagacaaagaacatCATGAAAGTGTAGAAGCAGAGGTCGTAGCAGTGGCTTCAGTTACAGAGTGCTTTGATAACGGAGAGTCTTCCTGTAGAGCtctggtccagagagagaggaaggatcAACACGCA GGCAATGAAACcaaggaaaggaaaaggaaaaagaagaagaaagaaaaagaacatcATGAAAGTGTAGAAGAAGGAAAGGGTCAGAGTCAAGAAGAGCCTGATAACGTACtgagacaggaggagggagACATTCCCGATtctaaacaaaagaaaaagaagagaaaaaaggatAAGTCCGCAACAGAAAGTGTTGGACAGGAAGTGGATGGAAGCTTAGAGTCTGATGTGAGAGTGGAGGATTCAAACATGGAGGATGGTGgcaaggagaagaagaagaagaagaagaggaaaagaagTGGCGAGGATGTTGAGCAGTTACAGTCCAGCGCAGCTGTTGCCGAACCTCTAAATGACGATGCTGAgatacagaagaagaaaaagaaaaaaaggaaaaaagaagagATGATTGTAATCACAGAGGAacgtgaagaagaggaggcagcGAATAGGACTTTAGGTTCGCCGCAGATGTCAACAGAACAATTTGAGGAATCAGGTAATTGTTTAGaaaatgctgcagcttctcaAGAAACATTAGACTCCCGTTATGtcaaaaggaaaaagcacaaaaagaaGCGACAGTCGTCCTCTAATGACGCCACTCAAGATGGAGAAGAGGGTGAAGATGTGAGCGTTTGTCTTGATGATTCTGTAACCTGGGCTAAAGGGACGTCActgaaacagaagaagaagaaaactatCTTTGAGTGTGTAAACAGCTCTAACACTcctgatgaaaatgaaaaagtagaTAATACCCAGGAAGGGTTTGAagaccaaaatgctgaactggtgactaagaaaaagaagaagaagagaaagagtgaaATATTTAGCAGGGCTATATCCGAAGACAAGGTGGTGCAAAGCGATGATTCAGTGTCTGTgcggaaaaagaaaaaggaagggACCTCATCCTTCCTCGTTGCTGATGCGGAGGAAAACGACGCTCGGGCACATGGGGAGGTAGGAAAACCTGGCGTCAGCGCTGGTGATTTGGAGGAACTTAATGACGGGgtcatgaaaaagaaaaagaaaaaaaagatgtcggTAGCGCAGGACAGCGTGGAAAAAGGTCACGAGCAGGATTTTGAGGAATCAAAGAAGAGTGCTTTGCCTGAAATCACTGACGCAAGggtgaaaaagcaaaaaaaacgcACAGGAAGTGGAAGTGAGGAGGAAAGATTGGATGCTGACGCGGGACTTTCTCCCACTGAGGAGGCTGTGgtgttaaaaaagaagaagaagaagaagaaaaagtgtaAAGACGAGCAAGAGGGTCCACCAACTGCCTCTGAAGATGTTGAATCAGTAGCACTGAATTCCTGTAGCTCAGTTTCACACAAGAAAAAAGGCGAACATGGTCACAGTGCTGAAATATCTCATGATAGCAGCACTACTTCTGACAGAGCGAGCAAGGAAACGCTGAACGCGGTTGAACTTGGACATCAGGCGTTAAATGATTTGAGagacaagaaaaagaagaagaaaaggaaatcCACTGATAATGTTTCGCTTGAGGGGAACTCGTTGACGGAGTCTGCTGAGTTAAAGTCCAGAGAAAtcaaaaagaaggaaaagaaggaaagaaataaGCAATCAACTGTCCCCAGTATCATATCAGAGACTTCACTTTCAAAATTTGAAATGTCGTCTTCAGACAATATTATGAAAAACAAGCACAATAAGGTCAAGCGGAGTCTTCATAATCCAAGTGAGGACTTCCTCTCAGACTGTTAG